A region from the Arthrobacter roseus genome encodes:
- a CDS encoding helix-turn-helix domain-containing protein, which produces MADETNFSNVSFLTVSEVADVMRVSKMTVYRMIHSGEMPAVQFGRSYRVPESAVESVLQSAQQEKPTGTA; this is translated from the coding sequence ATGGCAGACGAAACCAACTTCTCAAACGTAAGCTTCCTCACAGTCTCCGAGGTGGCTGACGTTATGCGCGTGTCAAAAATGACCGTGTACCGCATGATCCATTCCGGCGAAATGCCGGCCGTCCAGTTTGGCCGCTCCTACCGTGTTCCCGAGTCCGCCGTCGAAAGCGTACTGCAGTCAGCACAGCAGGAGAAGCCAACCGGCACCGCCTGA
- a CDS encoding 1,4-dihydroxy-2-naphthoate polyprenyltransferase, with the protein MATAAQWLEGARPRTLPMAIAPVIIGSAAAYSMDAFKPLNAVLAAMVAVLLQIGVNYANDYSDGVRGTDENRVGPLRLTGSGAAQARSVKYAAFASFLLAMAAGVYLLYLSQAWFLILVGIGCIAAAWGYTGGKNPYGYMGLGDIFVFVFFGLVATLGTTYTQAGAVNAPAIVGAISTGTFAMALLMANNVRDIPTDREHGKLTLAVRLGEDMARVSYVMMLALALLLPVFLVYDYPWVLLVLVLIPLTLMPSWLMLKGKKRKSLIPVLKQTGILNLLFSVLFAAGLVLTGILS; encoded by the coding sequence GTGGCTACAGCAGCCCAATGGCTGGAGGGCGCACGCCCCCGGACACTGCCCATGGCGATCGCGCCCGTCATCATCGGAAGCGCGGCCGCCTACTCCATGGACGCGTTCAAACCATTGAATGCTGTGCTGGCCGCCATGGTCGCCGTACTGCTGCAGATTGGGGTGAATTACGCCAATGACTATTCCGACGGCGTACGAGGCACCGATGAGAACCGCGTTGGTCCGCTACGGTTGACCGGCTCGGGAGCGGCGCAGGCACGCTCCGTCAAATATGCGGCCTTCGCCAGCTTCCTGCTGGCGATGGCTGCCGGCGTCTACCTCCTGTACCTGTCGCAGGCCTGGTTCTTGATCCTTGTGGGGATCGGCTGCATCGCTGCGGCGTGGGGATATACCGGAGGCAAGAACCCTTATGGCTACATGGGTCTGGGCGATATTTTTGTGTTCGTGTTCTTTGGCCTCGTGGCAACCCTGGGAACCACCTATACGCAGGCCGGGGCCGTCAACGCTCCCGCCATTGTGGGCGCCATCAGCACCGGCACCTTCGCCATGGCACTACTCATGGCCAACAACGTCCGCGATATTCCCACGGATCGGGAGCACGGGAAACTAACGCTCGCCGTGCGCCTGGGCGAAGACATGGCACGAGTCAGTTACGTCATGATGCTGGCGTTGGCGCTGCTGCTACCAGTGTTCTTGGTCTATGACTACCCGTGGGTGTTGCTGGTGTTAGTGCTGATACCGCTGACGCTCATGCCGAGCTGGCTGATGCTCAAGGGCAAGAAACGCAAGAGCCTGATTCCCGTGCTCAAGCAGACCGGCATTTTGAACCTGCTGTTCAGCGTGCTCTTTGCCGCTGGCTTGGTGCTGACAGGGATCCTGAGCTGA
- a CDS encoding PLD nuclease N-terminal domain-containing protein, translated as MRLVLIGVILYIAVTVYAVIDCSTSSSRDLRGISKGAWIPVIILLPVIGAVLWFLFGRPVVLPQSKRSNAPDDDPQFLRNLETWRSQQSREAALRKREEELKAREERHGKDDDGGDTGGSNRPATGH; from the coding sequence ATGCGTTTAGTGTTGATCGGGGTAATCCTCTACATTGCGGTCACGGTCTATGCCGTGATCGACTGCTCCACGTCCTCTTCCCGCGACCTCCGCGGCATCAGTAAAGGTGCATGGATTCCCGTGATCATCCTGCTGCCGGTGATCGGCGCCGTGCTGTGGTTCCTCTTCGGCAGGCCTGTTGTCCTCCCGCAGTCCAAACGCAGCAACGCCCCGGATGATGATCCACAGTTCCTCCGCAACCTGGAAACCTGGCGTTCCCAGCAGTCGCGGGAAGCAGCGCTGCGCAAGCGCGAGGAAGAGCTGAAAGCCCGCGAAGAACGGCACGGTAAGGACGACGACGGCGGCGATACCGGCGGATCGAACCGCCCAGCCACCGGCCACTGA
- a CDS encoding TlpA disulfide reductase family protein: protein MNTTDGIPGRRSLLKYGAALAFGIPAAVALAGCTVEDPLAKQAKAGDNKNYIAGDGSVTEYAPEKRGKPVDISGKLFSGMQASSEQWRGNVVVLNFWYAACAPCRKEAPDLVALHETFSPEGTLFFGVNIRDEKATADAFERTFNIPYPSFNDKDGQVLLSMTSYVPPQAVPTTIVLDKQGRVSARILGLAEKSTLKALISDAVAE from the coding sequence GTGAACACTACTGATGGAATTCCCGGACGCCGTTCGCTCCTGAAATACGGTGCTGCGCTGGCCTTCGGCATACCCGCCGCGGTCGCGCTGGCCGGGTGCACCGTGGAAGACCCCTTGGCCAAGCAGGCCAAAGCGGGGGACAACAAGAACTACATTGCTGGCGATGGCTCAGTGACTGAATATGCGCCGGAGAAACGCGGCAAGCCCGTCGACATCTCTGGAAAGCTGTTCAGCGGCATGCAGGCTTCATCGGAGCAGTGGCGTGGCAACGTTGTGGTCCTGAACTTCTGGTACGCCGCCTGTGCGCCGTGTCGCAAGGAGGCCCCTGACCTCGTGGCGCTCCATGAGACATTCAGCCCCGAAGGCACCCTATTCTTTGGGGTAAATATTCGCGACGAAAAAGCCACCGCGGACGCATTCGAGCGCACGTTCAACATTCCGTACCCAAGCTTCAACGACAAGGACGGCCAGGTCCTGCTGTCGATGACAAGCTACGTTCCGCCGCAGGCCGTGCCCACAACCATCGTGCTGGACAAACAGGGCCGTGTATCCGCGCGCATTCTGGGTCTGGCGGAGAAGAGCACCCTGAAAGCCCTGATCTCCGACGCCGTGGCGGAGTAG
- the ccsB gene encoding c-type cytochrome biogenesis protein CcsB, whose product MQSINEELGQYSELFMLLASVAYTVAFAVFVLDLVRSSKTIRGVENRAAQDAAVRSATPARTRESVTVPAGAGAGAAGSVEDHGAPPTGGAVAQTADDSMEYTGERRQLARVAVALTVVAAAVHAAAVLARGFAAHRVPWGNMYEFCTTGALVVTLVFLIVLLRKDVRFVGAFVTGLVLVMLNAAIVGFPTPVAHLVPALQSYWLVVHVSIAVISSALFTITFAMSVLQLMQSDREAKVRAGKPDRFAFMRVVPNALSLENLAYRINAIAFVGWTFTLMAGAIWAEEAWGRYWGWDTKEVWTFVIWVVYAGYLHARATRGWTGTRAAWLSIVGYLCVIFNFAIVNVFFSGLHSYSGI is encoded by the coding sequence ATGCAAAGCATCAACGAAGAACTGGGCCAGTACAGCGAGCTGTTCATGCTTCTCGCGTCGGTCGCCTACACGGTGGCTTTCGCAGTGTTTGTTTTGGACCTGGTTCGCAGCAGCAAGACCATTCGCGGGGTCGAGAATCGCGCTGCGCAGGACGCAGCGGTCCGTAGCGCGACGCCGGCCCGAACGCGTGAGAGCGTGACGGTTCCCGCTGGCGCGGGTGCGGGGGCAGCTGGCTCAGTGGAGGATCATGGGGCACCACCGACTGGAGGCGCGGTTGCCCAGACCGCGGATGACTCCATGGAATACACGGGTGAACGCCGCCAGCTGGCGAGGGTCGCCGTGGCCCTCACTGTGGTGGCGGCAGCGGTTCACGCGGCGGCCGTGCTGGCCCGTGGTTTCGCGGCCCACCGTGTGCCGTGGGGCAACATGTACGAGTTCTGCACTACGGGCGCCCTTGTGGTCACGCTCGTGTTCCTCATCGTGCTGCTGCGCAAGGATGTGCGCTTCGTTGGGGCCTTCGTGACCGGACTGGTGCTGGTGATGCTCAACGCTGCGATCGTGGGATTTCCGACGCCGGTGGCGCACCTGGTGCCCGCACTTCAGAGTTATTGGCTCGTTGTCCACGTATCGATCGCCGTGATCTCCTCGGCGTTGTTCACCATCACCTTCGCGATGTCCGTATTGCAGCTGATGCAGTCAGACCGTGAGGCCAAAGTGCGTGCGGGCAAGCCGGACCGGTTCGCGTTCATGCGCGTTGTACCCAACGCTCTGAGCCTCGAGAATCTCGCGTACCGAATCAACGCGATTGCGTTTGTGGGCTGGACGTTCACACTGATGGCCGGCGCCATCTGGGCCGAAGAAGCGTGGGGCCGCTACTGGGGCTGGGATACCAAGGAAGTATGGACGTTCGTGATCTGGGTGGTTTACGCGGGCTACCTGCACGCGCGGGCAACGCGTGGGTGGACCGGAACCCGGGCTGCCTGGCTAAGCATTGTTGGCTATCTGTGTGTGATCTTCAACTTCGCCATTGTCAACGTCTTCTTCTCCGGTCTGCATAGCTACTCCGGGATCTAG
- a CDS encoding 30S ribosomal protein bS22: MGSVIKKRRKRMAKKKHRKLLRKTRHQRRNKK, from the coding sequence GTGGGTTCAGTAATCAAGAAGCGCCGCAAGCGTATGGCCAAGAAGAAGCATCGTAAGCTGCTTCGTAAGACGCGCCACCAGCGTCGCAACAAAAAGTAG
- a CDS encoding 1,4-dihydroxy-2-naphthoyl-CoA synthase — protein sequence MTNELPAKVSDIFDPVRWRTVKGFEDLNDITYHRHVNRNAGQDQDTGTRDLPTVRIAFNRPEVRNAFRPGTVDELYRAMDHARMTPDVATVLLTGNGPSPKDGGHSFCSGGDQRIRGRDGYRYPVDGDTGDSAEFIDPARAGRLHILEVQRLMRTMPKVVIAVVNGWAAGGGHSLHVVSDLTIASKQHGKFKQTDATVGSFDAGYGSALLARQIGQKAAREIFFLAREYSAEDMVRLGAVNEAVDHEDLENTALDYAADIARQSPQAIRMLKFAFNLADDGLAGQQVFAGEATRLAYMTDEAVEGKEAFLEKRAPNWSEFPYYF from the coding sequence GTGACTAACGAACTTCCCGCCAAGGTGTCCGATATCTTCGATCCAGTTCGCTGGAGAACCGTCAAAGGTTTCGAGGACCTGAACGACATCACCTACCACCGGCACGTAAACCGGAACGCGGGACAGGACCAAGACACCGGAACGCGGGATCTACCCACCGTACGGATCGCCTTCAACCGCCCCGAGGTGCGCAACGCGTTCCGCCCGGGAACTGTCGATGAGCTGTACCGGGCCATGGACCATGCACGGATGACCCCTGATGTGGCCACCGTATTGCTCACCGGAAACGGTCCCTCACCCAAAGACGGCGGTCACAGTTTCTGCTCCGGTGGCGATCAACGGATCCGGGGGCGGGACGGTTACCGTTACCCCGTGGACGGCGATACCGGGGATTCCGCTGAATTCATTGATCCAGCCCGCGCGGGGCGGCTGCACATTCTCGAGGTCCAACGCCTGATGCGCACCATGCCCAAAGTGGTCATCGCCGTCGTTAACGGTTGGGCAGCAGGAGGGGGCCACAGCCTTCATGTCGTGAGTGATCTGACCATCGCCTCGAAGCAGCACGGAAAGTTCAAGCAAACTGATGCCACCGTGGGAAGTTTCGACGCCGGCTACGGTTCGGCGCTTCTGGCCCGCCAGATTGGTCAGAAAGCAGCCCGAGAAATCTTCTTCCTGGCCCGCGAATACTCCGCCGAGGACATGGTTCGTCTGGGCGCCGTCAACGAAGCGGTGGACCATGAAGACCTAGAAAACACCGCGCTCGACTACGCCGCAGACATTGCCCGGCAGTCACCACAAGCCATCAGGATGCTGAAGTTCGCGTTCAACCTGGCCGACGACGGCCTCGCCGGCCAACAGGTCTTCGCCGGTGAGGCCACCCGGCTTGCCTACATGACGGACGAGGCGGTTGAGGGCAAAGAAGCATTTCTGGAAAAACGTGCCCCCAACTGGTCCGAGTTCCCCTATTACTTCTAA
- a CDS encoding cytochrome c biogenesis CcdA family protein yields the protein MLLALPVALLAGIVSFLSPCILPLVPGYLGYVTGLAGVDLEQQKRGRMFIGIGLFVLGFTVVYVAIGAVFGQLGAWLKGPDQAWVTQLLGLLVILMGVVFMGGLAWFQQDRRIHASPRAGLWGAPLLGLTFGLSWAPCIGPTLSAVQLLSFSGSDASAAKGAILTFVYCLGLGLPFLLIALGVRRGLGAMAFFRKHRRALQLSGGLMLIVVGGLMATGIWIMWINELQGWLNSVELPI from the coding sequence ATGTTGCTGGCGCTGCCTGTTGCCCTGCTGGCCGGCATCGTTTCTTTCCTCTCCCCGTGCATCCTGCCACTCGTTCCGGGCTACCTCGGGTACGTCACGGGTTTGGCCGGCGTCGACCTGGAACAGCAGAAGCGCGGACGCATGTTCATCGGCATCGGGCTCTTTGTCCTTGGATTCACCGTGGTTTACGTGGCTATCGGCGCGGTGTTCGGTCAGCTTGGTGCCTGGCTCAAAGGTCCGGACCAGGCGTGGGTGACGCAGCTGCTCGGTCTGCTCGTGATTCTCATGGGCGTGGTGTTCATGGGCGGGCTGGCCTGGTTTCAGCAGGATCGCAGAATTCATGCTTCACCGCGTGCGGGACTGTGGGGGGCGCCGCTGCTGGGCCTGACCTTCGGCCTGAGCTGGGCACCGTGTATCGGTCCAACGCTCTCGGCCGTGCAGTTGCTGTCGTTCTCTGGCAGTGACGCCAGCGCAGCCAAAGGCGCCATCCTGACCTTCGTGTACTGTCTGGGGCTTGGTCTGCCGTTCCTGCTGATCGCCCTTGGCGTCCGCCGCGGTCTGGGGGCCATGGCTTTCTTCCGGAAACACCGGCGCGCCCTGCAACTGTCTGGCGGGCTCATGCTCATTGTTGTTGGCGGACTGATGGCCACAGGAATCTGGATCATGTGGATAAACGAGCTCCAGGGCTGGCTCAATAGTGTGGAGCTGCCCATCTGA
- a CDS encoding redox-sensing transcriptional repressor Rex yields the protein MTSWDKELPSGSREIPAASLGRLTIYLRALNGLGPDAASRVSSEELATAAGENPAMLRKDLSYLGSYGTRGVGYDVGQLTKRISDALGLNHDLRVVIVGAGNLGRALAGYSGFVSRGFEMVALFDVDPLVIDREVGWLRVSPVDQLEQVLESKRANMAILSVPPSAAQELCDRLVAAGITSILNFSPTILQVPQQVQVRKVDLATELQILAYHAQRVRDPEVSSESRTPRTG from the coding sequence GTGACCTCGTGGGACAAAGAACTGCCCTCAGGTAGTCGTGAGATTCCAGCCGCCTCGCTGGGCCGCCTGACCATCTATCTGCGCGCACTCAACGGGTTGGGGCCGGATGCTGCGTCGCGAGTTTCGTCTGAGGAGCTCGCCACCGCCGCAGGGGAGAACCCCGCCATGCTCCGCAAGGACCTCTCCTACCTCGGGTCGTATGGGACCCGCGGTGTGGGGTACGACGTTGGGCAGCTTACCAAGCGGATATCCGACGCTCTGGGGCTCAACCATGATTTGCGGGTGGTCATCGTAGGTGCCGGGAACCTGGGGCGTGCGCTCGCGGGCTACTCCGGCTTTGTATCTCGCGGGTTCGAAATGGTGGCGCTTTTTGACGTTGATCCACTGGTCATCGACAGGGAAGTGGGGTGGTTGCGGGTCAGCCCGGTTGATCAGTTGGAGCAGGTCCTCGAGAGCAAGCGTGCGAACATGGCTATTCTGTCGGTGCCTCCCAGCGCTGCGCAGGAACTCTGCGACCGGCTTGTAGCTGCGGGCATTACGAGCATTCTCAATTTTTCGCCGACGATCCTGCAGGTGCCTCAACAGGTGCAGGTGCGGAAGGTGGATTTGGCCACTGAACTGCAGATCCTGGCCTACCATGCACAAAGGGTGCGGGATCCGGAAGTTTCTTCCGAATCCCGCACCCCGCGTACTGGCTAG
- a CDS encoding DUF4229 domain-containing protein produces the protein MAFLKFTLLRSGLIIVCFALFIWLGAGLWVSAIAAVIIPLCITYLFFRTLRNEAAATLQRRFRDSAPPVRNKAELSDADAEDSIDPNARIDMARKPSRASERPTDDPANYRPDSYGPGQSPDRSS, from the coding sequence GTGGCATTCCTGAAATTCACTCTTCTCCGCTCCGGCCTGATCATCGTGTGCTTTGCTCTGTTCATCTGGCTGGGTGCCGGGCTCTGGGTGTCGGCGATCGCGGCGGTTATCATCCCGTTGTGCATCACGTACCTCTTCTTCCGCACGCTGCGCAATGAGGCTGCGGCCACGTTACAGCGGCGCTTCCGAGACAGTGCTCCGCCGGTGCGAAACAAGGCCGAACTCAGCGACGCCGATGCTGAGGATTCCATCGATCCCAACGCCAGGATAGACATGGCGCGAAAGCCATCGCGGGCCTCAGAGCGGCCAACCGACGATCCAGCCAACTACAGGCCAGACAGTTACGGGCCGGGCCAGAGTCCAGACCGCAGCAGCTAG
- the resB gene encoding cytochrome c biogenesis protein ResB, producing the protein MKKTNKDHVSKQPENTSSDNAQTGKSDIALPALGLFGTLRWAWTQLTSMRTALFLLLLLAIAAVPGSLFPQRPSNPAVVTQYIKNNPDSGPWLDRFQLFDVYSSVWFSAIYLLLFISLIGCVVPRTKVYYRALRSQPPRTPRRLSRMPEYGTVAVSSGRERTDDDAGASPDSAGAVIEDAAKLLKKRGYRVEIRDLEGARPSVGAERGYLKELGNLVFHTALIGVLISVAAGGLFGYRGQKVLVEGDTFVNTLIGYDNFNPGTNFSENQLDPYSLTLDDFDVVFDRESTTHYGQPLDFTAKMTTKTGPDAEPQQETLKVNHPINIGGTRVYLVGNGYAPVITVKDGNGDVAYQGPVVSIPNDAAYTSLMVLKVPDARPEQLGFVGFFLPTARIDEQGVAFASDPDPFNPQLNLNSYYGDLGLDKGEPKSVFTLDTDPLTPLNNRGMDAGGIVLGAYETYELPEDKGSITFDGLKRYVALDVTYDPTKLSVLIFSVLALAGLMGSLFISRRRVWVRAGEHDDGRIMVEYGLLARGEDNRLTTEAAALKRLFEKAWLTVSPEDAHNRDTTTRKDR; encoded by the coding sequence ATGAAGAAGACCAACAAGGATCACGTGAGTAAGCAGCCGGAGAACACCTCATCCGATAACGCCCAGACCGGTAAATCAGACATCGCACTGCCGGCGTTGGGTTTGTTCGGCACGCTTCGCTGGGCGTGGACTCAGCTGACGAGCATGCGAACCGCGCTGTTTCTGCTGCTCCTTCTGGCCATCGCAGCCGTTCCTGGTTCGCTCTTTCCGCAGCGTCCGTCCAACCCCGCCGTCGTCACGCAGTACATCAAGAACAATCCGGACTCAGGCCCCTGGCTGGACCGGTTCCAGCTGTTCGATGTCTACAGCTCTGTCTGGTTTTCAGCAATTTACCTGCTGCTGTTCATCTCCCTGATTGGCTGCGTTGTGCCGCGGACAAAGGTCTATTATCGGGCGCTGCGCTCGCAGCCGCCGCGTACGCCGCGGCGCTTGTCTCGGATGCCTGAATATGGCACCGTCGCGGTGTCCTCAGGGCGGGAAAGAACGGACGACGACGCCGGCGCGTCTCCTGATTCTGCGGGAGCCGTCATCGAGGATGCCGCGAAACTGCTGAAGAAGCGCGGCTACCGTGTAGAGATCCGTGATCTGGAGGGTGCGCGGCCATCTGTCGGGGCTGAACGCGGGTACTTGAAGGAACTCGGTAATCTGGTGTTCCACACCGCGTTGATAGGTGTTCTCATTTCCGTTGCCGCCGGCGGTCTCTTTGGCTACCGTGGGCAGAAGGTCCTGGTGGAGGGCGACACTTTCGTGAATACGCTCATCGGCTATGACAATTTCAACCCGGGCACCAACTTCTCAGAGAACCAGCTGGATCCCTATTCGCTGACACTCGATGACTTTGACGTGGTTTTTGATCGCGAATCCACCACGCACTACGGGCAGCCACTGGACTTCACCGCTAAGATGACCACAAAAACAGGTCCTGACGCTGAGCCCCAACAGGAGACACTGAAGGTCAATCACCCCATCAACATCGGCGGAACCCGCGTCTACCTGGTGGGCAACGGTTATGCGCCGGTCATCACGGTGAAAGACGGCAACGGGGACGTCGCCTATCAAGGTCCTGTGGTGTCGATCCCGAACGACGCCGCATACACCTCGCTCATGGTTCTGAAGGTGCCAGATGCCCGGCCCGAGCAGCTGGGTTTTGTGGGATTCTTCCTGCCGACGGCGCGCATTGACGAGCAGGGTGTGGCCTTCGCTTCAGACCCGGATCCGTTCAATCCGCAGCTGAACCTAAACTCCTACTATGGGGATCTGGGCCTGGACAAGGGCGAACCGAAGAGCGTCTTCACTCTCGACACAGATCCGCTGACGCCGCTGAACAACCGTGGCATGGACGCGGGCGGGATTGTGTTGGGCGCCTATGAGACGTACGAGTTACCGGAGGACAAGGGCTCCATCACCTTTGACGGTCTCAAGCGCTATGTTGCACTGGATGTCACGTATGACCCCACCAAACTCTCTGTCCTGATCTTTTCGGTGTTGGCGCTGGCCGGGTTGATGGGCTCGCTGTTCATCAGCCGCCGCCGCGTATGGGTGCGGGCCGGGGAGCACGACGACGGTCGCATCATGGTGGAGTACGGGTTGCTCGCCCGTGGTGAGGATAACCGGCTGACCACCGAGGCTGCCGCACTGAAGCGTCTGTTCGAGAAGGCCTGGCTGACAGTCAGCCCCGAGGACGCGCATAATCGAGATACCACAACGCGTAAGGACCGCTAA
- a CDS encoding AMP-binding protein codes for MELLPVYTPLGFDPLGLLAPIADALSGEGPAVAPHAHPDQSFNGSLANDDVAAVISTSGSTGTPKQTMLSVDALAASSMGTATELKAEGQWLLALPVHYVAGFQVLVRSLYAGTRPWAMDLTKQFTGEAFTDAAEELTDRIRLTSLVPTQLHRLLTDPSPRTLKVLQRFDSILIGGAPISPKLLTEAHKHGLNVVRTYGMSETCGGCVYNGVPLPGVHLSNDEGTLWIGGDTLAEGYLGQPELTSEHFPFHSGRRWFRSGDVGDINDGALTIQGRTDDVLTTGGVKVSAAAVVRVLEECVGVREAYVTGLPHDEWGTEVAAAVVGNAPLQELCQQVRTELGPEAVPKKVLVLDRLPLLANGKTDRQQLRLLLERCPDPHL; via the coding sequence ATGGAACTCCTTCCCGTCTATACACCTCTGGGCTTCGACCCCCTCGGACTGCTTGCACCCATAGCTGACGCGCTCTCCGGCGAAGGCCCTGCGGTAGCACCGCACGCCCACCCGGACCAATCGTTCAACGGCAGCCTCGCCAACGACGACGTCGCCGCCGTCATCAGTACCTCCGGTTCCACCGGAACGCCCAAACAAACCATGCTCAGTGTGGATGCCCTAGCGGCGTCCTCCATGGGCACCGCCACGGAGCTGAAGGCCGAAGGACAGTGGCTTCTGGCACTGCCGGTGCATTACGTGGCCGGATTCCAAGTTCTCGTGCGGTCCCTCTACGCGGGGACGCGCCCCTGGGCCATGGACCTCACAAAACAGTTCACCGGCGAGGCATTCACCGACGCCGCTGAAGAGCTCACCGACCGCATCCGGCTCACCTCACTGGTGCCCACCCAGTTACACCGCCTGCTCACGGACCCCTCACCCAGAACTCTCAAAGTCCTCCAGCGCTTCGACTCCATCCTCATCGGCGGCGCCCCCATCAGCCCCAAGCTCCTGACCGAGGCCCACAAACACGGATTGAACGTGGTGCGCACCTACGGGATGAGCGAAACCTGCGGCGGATGCGTGTACAACGGTGTCCCGCTGCCAGGGGTGCACCTCTCCAACGACGAAGGAACCCTGTGGATCGGCGGCGATACGCTCGCCGAGGGCTACCTGGGACAACCGGAGTTGACCAGCGAACACTTCCCCTTCCACTCGGGTCGCCGTTGGTTCCGCTCCGGCGACGTCGGCGACATCAATGACGGCGCCCTCACCATTCAGGGCCGCACCGACGACGTACTGACCACCGGTGGTGTCAAAGTCTCCGCAGCCGCCGTCGTGCGCGTCCTGGAAGAGTGCGTCGGCGTCCGCGAAGCGTACGTCACCGGCCTCCCCCACGATGAGTGGGGTACAGAAGTTGCTGCCGCCGTCGTTGGTAACGCCCCACTTCAGGAGCTGTGCCAGCAGGTCCGCACCGAACTCGGGCCCGAAGCCGTACCCAAGAAAGTCCTCGTACTGGATCGCTTGCCGTTGCTGGCCAACGGTAAAACAGACCGACAGCAGCTGCGGCTACTCCTGGAGCGATGCCCCGACCCACATCTCTAG
- a CDS encoding histidine phosphatase family protein yields MPKSTVHLLRHGEVFNPEGVLYGRLPGFHLSALGHEMAERAASWFQEREHDGARISYLAASPLTRAQETAKPTSDALELPIDTDERLLEAQNRFEGMAGIKRQLRNPRYWPLLVNPMKPSWGEPYLAQAARIMEAVGDAARKAVENGGDGAEAVLVSHQLPIWVTRLAAEKKRLWHDPRQRECTLASITSLELDDGQLAGVRYTEPCPDLLPGAANVPGA; encoded by the coding sequence ATGCCCAAATCCACAGTTCACCTGCTGCGTCACGGCGAGGTCTTCAACCCCGAGGGCGTCCTCTACGGACGCTTACCCGGCTTCCATCTCTCCGCGCTCGGTCACGAAATGGCCGAGCGTGCGGCCTCCTGGTTTCAGGAGCGAGAGCACGACGGCGCCCGCATCAGCTACCTGGCTGCCTCACCTTTGACGCGCGCTCAAGAAACTGCCAAGCCGACGTCGGACGCTCTGGAACTACCGATCGACACTGATGAGCGGCTTCTTGAGGCGCAGAACCGGTTTGAGGGGATGGCTGGCATCAAGCGACAGCTGCGTAATCCGCGGTACTGGCCGCTTCTGGTGAATCCCATGAAGCCTTCGTGGGGTGAGCCGTACCTTGCGCAGGCGGCACGCATCATGGAGGCCGTCGGAGATGCGGCCCGCAAAGCGGTGGAAAACGGTGGAGACGGGGCCGAAGCCGTTCTCGTCAGTCACCAGCTTCCCATCTGGGTAACGCGTCTTGCCGCGGAGAAGAAACGCCTGTGGCATGATCCGCGGCAACGAGAGTGCACGCTGGCTTCCATTACGTCCCTGGAGCTCGACGACGGCCAGCTGGCTGGAGTCAGGTACACCGAGCCGTGCCCCGATCTGCTCCCAGGAGCTGCCAATGTTCCGGGCGCATAA
- a CDS encoding glutaredoxin family protein, which yields MYSPNLLLLTKPECHLCQDAREVVGRVAGELGIVWSEESIVDDPELSARYAEEIPVLLIDGVPRDFWRIDEVRLRRLLGTEREQ from the coding sequence ATGTATTCACCGAACCTCCTGCTGTTGACGAAACCGGAATGCCATCTTTGTCAGGATGCGCGGGAGGTTGTCGGGCGCGTGGCCGGTGAACTCGGAATCGTTTGGTCTGAGGAATCCATCGTCGATGATCCGGAGCTGAGTGCACGCTACGCGGAGGAAATTCCTGTGCTCCTGATCGATGGCGTGCCGAGGGACTTTTGGCGCATCGATGAGGTCCGCCTTCGCCGGCTATTGGGCACGGAGCGTGAGCAGTGA
- a CDS encoding YceI family protein: MTIPNGLTAGTWNLDTSHSEVGFTVRHAGISKVRGTFDDVHAVMNVTENIENSTIEATVKTDSFNSKDSNRDAHVKGPDFFDIAQFPEMTFSSTGLSGDDENYVLAGDLTIRGVTKPVEFNTEFNGVAVDPFGATRAGFSGQTVISRKDFGLTYNAALEAGGVLIGDKVTISLDAAFVAPAE, encoded by the coding sequence ATGACTATCCCCAACGGCCTCACCGCCGGAACCTGGAACCTGGACACTTCGCACAGCGAAGTCGGTTTCACCGTCCGCCACGCAGGTATCAGCAAGGTCCGTGGCACGTTCGACGACGTCCACGCCGTCATGAACGTCACCGAGAACATCGAGAATTCCACCATCGAGGCCACGGTGAAAACCGATTCATTCAACTCGAAGGACAGCAACCGCGACGCACACGTCAAGGGACCAGACTTCTTTGACATCGCACAGTTCCCCGAAATGACCTTCAGCTCCACTGGGCTTTCAGGGGACGATGAAAACTACGTGCTCGCCGGTGACCTGACCATTCGCGGCGTGACCAAACCCGTAGAATTCAACACCGAGTTCAACGGAGTCGCAGTGGACCCGTTCGGCGCAACGCGCGCCGGGTTCAGCGGCCAGACCGTCATCTCCCGCAAGGACTTTGGTCTGACCTACAACGCTGCCCTCGAAGCTGGCGGCGTCCTGATTGGCGACAAAGTCACGATCAGCCTCGACGCAGCTTTCGTGGCACCCGCGGAGTAG